TGACAAAACCGGCTTGCATGAACTGGCAAAATTCTTAGCGGCGCGAAAAATTGAAATCGTCTCGACCGGCGGCACGGCGCGGTTTCTGAAAGAACAGGGTATCGCGGTGACGCCGATAGAGCAGATCACCGGCTTCCCGGAGATTCTGGATGGCCGCGTCAAAACCTTGCATCCGAAAATTTTCGGCGGCTTGTTGGCGCGGCGCGAAGTGCTGGCGCATCTCGAACAGAGCCAATCGCACGGCATTGGCTTGATCGATCTCGTCATCGTCAATCTGTATCCGTTCCGCGAAGTCGTGGCCAAACCGGACGTCGCGCTCGCCGAGGCGATTGAGAACATCGACATCGGCGGCGTGGCGCTGATTCGCGCCGCGGCCAAGAATTTTGCGCATGTCGGCGTTGTCACCAGTCCGGCGCAGTATGCCGGCGTCATCGCCGAGATGGAACAAACCGGCGGCGAGCTTTCGGAAGCAACGCGCCGCGAGCTGGCGCTGGCGGCTTTTGCCCACACCGCGCAATACGACGCGGCCATCAACGCGTATTTGCAGGGTGAAATCGCGACTGATAAATTGCCGGCATCCTTCTCGATGACGCTCGAAAAAATTCAGGATTTGCGCTACGGCGAAAACCCGCATCAGCGCGCGGCGTTTTATCGCGACAGCTTGAGCCGAGACCGGGGCATCGCCGGCGCCAGCCAATGGCAAGGAAAAGAATTGTCTTACAATAACATTGCCGACGCCGATGCCGCGCTTGCCATCGTTCGCAGTTTTGCTGAGCCTTGCGCGGTGATCATCAAACATGCCAATCCCTGCGGCGTCGCAACCGGCGCGACACTCGTTGAAGCATATCAAAACGCGAAAGCGACTGATCCGGTTTCGGCGTTTGGCGGCATCATCAGCTTCAACCGCGAGGTGGACGGCGAAACCGCGGCGGCGGTTGCCGAGCTTTTTGCGGAAGTGATTCTTGCGCCCGGCTTCAACCTCGAGGCGCAGCGAATTTTGGCGAGCAAGAAAAATTTGCGGCTGTTGACGCTTTCAGATTTTCAGGAAACTTGGACAAGCCTTGAATTCAAGAAAGTCGCCGGCGGCATGCTCGTGCAAGATCAGGATATGCGCGATGATGATGAGAAGCTTTTTAAAGTTGTGACGAAACGGCAACCCACCGCTGCCGAGTGGGCGGCGTTGCGTTTTGGCTGGAAAGTGGTTCGGTATGTGAAATCCAACGCGATTGTTTATTGCGCCGCTGATCGCACCATTGGCATCGGCGCCGGGCAAATGAGCCGCGTCGATGCCTCGTTGTTGGCGATTGAAAAAGCGCAGCGCGCCGGTCTTTCGATCAAAGGCACGGCGATGGCGAGCGACGCGTTTTTTCCGTTTCCCGACGGTGTCGAAGCAGCGGCGCAAGCCGGCGCCACCGCCGTGATACAACCCGGCGGCTCGGTGCGCGACGCCGAGGTCATCGCCGCCGCGGATCGCCACAACCTCGCGATGGTTTTCACCGGCGTCCGGCATTTTCGGCATTGAGAGCAACGGATTACGCCGATTACGCAGAGAAATTTAATCGTATCCAAATCGGTAATTCAGGAAAGGAAACGAATAACACAAGACACTGATCATGCGGATTATCTTTTAATCTGTGCAATCCGGGCAATCAGTTGTTATGAAAGGTCAACAACACATGGCTTTTAACTGGCAAAGTTTTTTGAGCAGTGATATTGCAATGGATCTCGGCACAGCGAACACGCTGGTTTACGTTCGCGGCAGAGGCATTTTGGTGAATGAACCGAGTATCGTGGCAGTGCGCAAAGCCGATCAGGAAATCGTGGCATACGGTGGCGAAGCGAAAGAGATGCAGGGCCGCACGCCCAACGAGATCATCACGGTTCGCCCGATGAAAGACGGCGTGATTTCCGATTTCGAGCTGGCAGAGGCGATGATCCGGCATTTTATTCGCCGGGTGCAGACCACCCGCCTGATGCGGCCGCGCATGGCGATCAGCATCCCCAGTGGCATCACCGAGGTGGAAAAACGCGCCGTGCGCGATTCCGCCGAACACGCCGGCGCCCGCGAAGTTTATCTCATCGACGAGCCGATGGCAGCGGCGATCGGCGTCGGTTTGCCCATCGAGCAGCCGGTCGGCAGCATGGTCATCGACATCGGCGGCGGCACAACGGAAATCGCCGTGATCTCGCTTTCCGGCATCGTCAATCACATGTCGATTCGCATTGCCGGCGATGAAATGAACGAAGCCATCGTGCAGCACTTCAAACGCAATTACAATTTACTCGTCGGCGAAAACACCGCGGAGCACATCAAATGCACGATCGGTTCGGCGGCGCCGTACAACGAGAAGGCCTCGATGAGTGTGCGTGGCCGAGACATCGTCGCCGGCATTCCCAAAACCGTTGAGATCAGCGCTATCGAAGCGCAGGAAGCCCTGGCCGAACCGGTGAATGCCATCGTTGAAGCCACCAAGCTTTGTCTTGAACGCACGCCGCCCGAGTTGTCGGCGGACATTCTCGACCGCGGCATCGTGCTTTCCGGCGGTGGCGCGCTGCTGAAGGGCCTCGATGAAAGGCTGCGGCGCGAAACCAGCCTGCCGATCATCGTCGCCGAAGATCCGCTGACCTGCGTGGTGCGCGGCAGCGGCAAAGTGCTGGAGGATTTGAATCATTATCAAAAAGTTCTCTCCAAAGCCCGACGGTATTGAGATATGCTCAATAAAGATTTGCTGGACCGCCCCAATTTATTTTTCGTTTCCAAGCGGGAATATTTCACGCTGATTTTGGCGATTCTGGTGTCGTTGTATATTTTGTTCAACAATGACAAGCCGCAGATCGACGCCATGCGGACGCTTTTTCTGGGGTCGTATGCCGGTTTGCAAAAGCAATTCAGCGCGCTGCGCCGATTGGCGGAAATGCGGCAAGCCGACACCGCGCTGCGCCAGCGCGCCACGCAAATGATGTTGGAGAACAGCCAGTTGCGCGAAGCGCTGCTGGAAAATTATCGTCTCCGGCAGATGTTGGGCTATCGCCAGCGCGAGACGTGGAGTTTCCGCGCCGGCCGGGTGATTACCAAGGAAAGCGACCAAACGCCGGTTTGTGTCACGATCGATTTGGGCCGCCGAGACGGCATCCGCCCCAACATGCCAGTGGTGACGCCAGAGGGCCTGGTGGGAAAAATTTATAAAGTTTTTCCTGAAATCAGCATTGTGCAATTGATGCTCGACCGGAATTTTTATGTGAGCGCGCGCCTTCAGGGCACGCGGGTGTATGGCATCGTCAATTGGAATGAGCGCAACGGCCTGGAGCTGACTTCGGTGCCGCGCACGGCGATGGTGCAAGTGCAGGATGCGGTGGTGACCTCCGATTCGAGCGCCTTGTTTCCGCCGGGGCTTCGCATCGGGCTGGTGCGGAGCGTTTCCGAAGACGAAACCTCGCTGTTTAAAACGATTCTTTTGCAGCCGGACGTTGATTTCTCCCGGCTTGAAGAAATTTTTGTGATCACCTCGTTTTCAGGCCATGCGCAACAATGAACAGAATCGGGCTGGTTCTTTGAACGAAAGCGCGTTTGCATGAAGATTACCGGATAGCGAAGAGTCATGATACGTTTGGTCAAATATGCGCTGATGTTCATTTTTCTCATCTTATTGCAGACCACCCTGATTCCGTTGCTTTCAATTCAGGATATTTATCCGGATCTGTTGTTGATCGGCGTGGTGATTACTGGCATTCGTCACGGTGCAACACCGGCGATTTTAGCCGGCTGCCTGGCCGGCTTCGTACAAGACGCCGCGGTGACCCAGTTGTATGGGTTGTCCTCCCTGGCCAAATCCGTCGCCGGCTTTGTGGCCGGATATTTTTCCCGTGAAAAATTGAAATACAATTTTCCAATCACGTTGAGCGTCGTCGCGGCCACGGCATTGACCAATACCGTGCTCTATCAATCCATTTATTATTTTTCGTCCAATATCAGCATGGGATGGATTATTCTGCGTTACATTATACCACATTTTATTTACACGGTGATCATCGGCATGATGGTCAACGCCATCTGGCCCGGCGGTTTGTGGGGGAAAACGTAATGCAGTCATCAAATCGAATCTTAAAAATTTTAAATTGAAAATTTTCAATTTAAAATTTGCAATATTGCTTGACTGGCAAACAGTTCAAAGGTTCGCGATGGAACTCACTGAAACCAAAAAGCGCCTGATTTTTTCCGCCGCGCTTTGCGTGATCTTTTTTCTCTTGCTCGTTCGCTTTGCTTATATTCAACTGTATAAAGGCGAGGAATTTCTCCGGGCCTCGGAAGAAAACCGGATTCGCAGCATCGATATCGAGCCGCCGCGTGGCTTGATCATCGACCGCTATGGCACGATTCTCGTGGATAATCGTCCGGCTTATGCGCTCTATGCGGCGCCGGCGGACTTGAGCGCGAATGATTCGGCGTACAGCATTCTGGCTTCCGCGCTCAAAACCACACGACCAGCGCTGCGGGAGTGGGTGCGCAAAAACAACCGCGGCAATTTTATTCCGATTAAAATCGAGCGGCAGCTCGATTTCACGACATTGAGCCTGCTGCAAGAACGGCGGCTCGATTTGCCCAGCCTGGATTTTCGCGCCGAGTCGCGGCGTTCTTATCCGGCTGGCGTCAGGGCGCCACATTTGTTCGGCTATCTCAGCGAAATCAGCGAAAGCGAGCTTAAACAGTGGCGAGAAAAAGGATACGAAGCCGGCGATTTGATCGGCAAAAAGGGGTTGGAGCGCCGCTATGAAACGGATTTGCGCGGCACGAAAGGCAGGTGGCATCGGCAGGCCGATGCGCTCGGCCGCATCATCGGCGATCTCACCGCCACGGACAATTCGCTCTTTCAAAACGTGGCCCCCATCCCCGGAAAAAATCTTCTGGTTTCGATTGACGCCTCGCTTCAGCTTCATCTTGAAAAGGTGATGGCAGGCCGCCGCGGTGGCGCCGTCGTGCTGAATTGTAAAAATGGCGAAGTCATCGCGCTGGTCAGCAAGCCGGATTATGACATTGAGCTTTTTTCACGCCCCATTCCCAGTTCGCTTTGGAATCAATTGGCCAATGATCCGGATAAACCGCTTTATGACCGCATGGTGCAAAGCGTGTATCCGCCCGGCTCGACTTTTAAAATGGTGTTGCTTTTTGCCGGGCTGGAGAAAGGTTTGATCGATCCCGAAGAGCGTGTTTTTTGCCCGGGGTATTATCGCTTTGGCACCCGCGCCTTCGGTTGTTGGAAAAAAGGCGGACACGGCGCCGTCAACATGCTGCAGGGCCTCGAGCAATCCTGTGACGTGTATTTTTATCGCATGGGTCTCAAGGTCGGCTTGAAGCATTGGGCGGATTATGCGCGTCTTTTCGGTTTTGGCGAATTGACGGGGATCGACCTGATCGGCGAGAGTGCCGGGCTGGTTCCGGATGAAGAATATTTGGATCGGCGTTACGGTAAGAACAAATGGAGCAAGGGTTTGATCTTGAACGTGGTAATCGGCCAGGGCGACGTTTTGACGACGCCCTTGCAAATGGCTTATTTTGCAATGAACATTGCCAACGAAGGAAACAGTTTCAGGCCACACGTCAAGCGCGGAACACAGGACCCTTTGACCGGCGCCGAAGAATTTGACCAACCTGATTCGGTGCGAATTGCCGGCATTCGTCCGGAAACTTACGCATTGGTCAAGCGCGGCATGTATCTCGTCGTGCACGGCGCCAATGCCACCGGTCGCGCCGCTCAGGTGCCGGGCATTCTCGCCGCCGGCAAAACCGGCACCGCGGAAAATCCGCATGGCGAATCGCACGCCTGGTTCATCGGCTTTGCGCCGTTTGAAGATCCGCAAATCGCTTATTGCGTTTTTGTCGAAAACGGCGGCGGCGGGGGCGCCGTTGCCGCGCCGATTGCCAAGGGCATCATCTCCTTGCTGTTGAATGAAAACAAGCTCGTTCCCGGAACAAAACGCTTTGCCGACGCCGGGTTTGAGCGTTAGCGCCGTCAAACTCAGAATAAAATTCTGAAAGGGCTTTGTTGATTCACGGCTCGATGTAACACAGAGATACGGAGCAAACAGCGAAAACACGGAGATCAATAAATGTGTTTAAACAGCCTTTCTCCGCGATACTTCGTGTTTGAGGATTGATCAATCGATTTGAACCATGTTTGAAGGCACAGAAGAAAAACTCCGCGACCTCGATAAAATCATCGCCGTCTGCATTTTCATTTTAGTCGCCGCCGGCTTGATGGCCATTTACAGCGTCACCACCGCGGTTCATACTCCGGAAATTTTAAAGGACAATTTTGCCAAACAAATTCTTTGGTTCACCATCGGTATCATGATTGCATCGGCGGTTGTTATGACGCCGATGAAATTCTTCCATACCTATGCCTATTGGTTTTATGGCATTGGCATTGTGCTTCTGATTTTGGTGCTTTTTGTCGGCCCAGTCAAAGGTGCGCATCGGTGGTTCGTGCTGGGATCCATGCGCCTTCAGCCTTCCGAAATCGCCAAAATTGCCACGATTTTAGCGCTGGCACGTTTTGCCGCGAGCGAAGGCGTTGACCTGCGCCGTTTCAAAGACGTGGCCATCATGTTTGCGATTATTGCCGTCCCGGCCTTGCTCATCGTAAAGCAGCCCGATCTCGGCACCGCCATCGTATTTTTTTCCCTGGCGATTCCAATGTTGTTTTGGGCCGGGCTCTCGCCGTTCATCATTTTTATTCTGACGACGCCGATTATCACGCTGGTGGCGTCGTTCCACATCGTGTCCTTTTTCATTGCCATGGCGTTGATTATCGGCACGTTGTTTTGGCTGCGCAAGCGACTGTGGATTATCTTGGCGGTTTTTCTCCTGAATGTAACCGTTGGCGTCGTGACCCCAAAAGTTTGGGAAGGCATGCACGATTATCAACGCGACCGCATCCTGACATTTGTCGGCGTTGATGAAGATCCGCGAGGCACCGGCTATCAAGTCAATCAGGCGAAGGTCGCCATCGGCTCCGGCGGCTTCTGGGGCAAGGGCTGGCTGCATGGCACGCAGACCAAGCTGCGCTTTTTGCCGGAGCAGCACACCGATTTTATTTTCACCGTCATCGGTGAAGAATTCGGTTTCTTCGGCGTTACGATGATCATGGCCGTCTTTTTAACGCTGCTCTTGCGCGCGCTGTTGATCGCCGGCTCGGCTAAAAGCAAATTTATGGCGTTGGTGGTTGCGGGCTGTGTCACGGCGCTTTCCGTGCATGTGATCATCAACATCGGCATGTGTGTTGGGGTGATGCCCGTCACCGGTATTCCACTGCCGTTTTTGAGCTATGGCGGTTCAGCGCTGTGGACGAACATGGTCATTGTCGGACTCATTTTAAACGCCGGCGTGCGACGATTTCAATATTTATAACCTTGACTTTGTTGGTGAACTTTCATACATTTTTATATAAATCGGTATCATAAAATTTAAAAAAGGTGCTGCATTGTGAGTCGGAAGCGAGGTTGTCGCCAAGGGGTAGCGTTCTCTTGCATCATGGCGATCTTTTTTTTCGCGCCGGCGGCTTTTGTATCGGCGCAAGCGCCAAAATTCGGCGTGGGATTGCGTGTGGGAGCGGCGCGGTTGGAAAATGATGTCAAGCTTCCACCATTGCGTTTTGAAGCCAGTGGACTTTTTTCTTTTGCTCTCAAGCCGCATTTGCGCTTGGGCGCCGAAGCCGGTTTTGCCGATCTCGCGCTCGGCGCCGATCCCGACACCGTTATTCTCCGAATGGTTCCCGCCGCATTGCATCTCACCCTGCGATTGGCACCGTACAGCAAGGTAACGCCTTTCGTGACGTTGGGCGGTGGGGGCGTCAACTGGAAACATCTCGATAAACGCTCAAAGAAAACCATCCAACGGCCCGGGCAAAAAGAAAACCACTTTGATTATTTTCTTCAAACCTCCGGCGGGCTTGAAATGGCGCTGTCCTCACGCGTGAGCTGGACGCTTGGCGCGACTTATCGTTATGGCCTTACGGATGATTTTGATATGCTTGATATTGGCGACCAAAACGATGCCGTATTGTCTGCCTTCACCGGGTTCACGTTCAACATTGGAAAAATCTCCGGCGACGCTGATCGTGATGGCGTTCTCGACCGTTATGATTTGGATGGGCGCCGCAAGGAAGACCGCGACGGCTATCTCGATCATGACGGCGTACCGGATAGGCGCATGGCCGGCAACATTGCGGCTTATGTGAACGCCCCGGATGCCAATACCGGCAGCGACAACGTCCCGCCGATTGTGATTCACCAGCCGATTTTGCACGCCACCGCCGGCAAGGATTTGCGTTTGACCGCCGAAATTTTTGAGAACCAAAGCTTGCGCAAAGCCGCGATCATTTATCGGCCCTTCAATGTCTCGCGCTGGCTGGTAGAACCGATGAATCCGGCGAAGGGAAAATTGCATGTTGGCGTCATTCCCGGTACCT
The candidate division KSB1 bacterium DNA segment above includes these coding regions:
- the mreC gene encoding rod shape-determining protein MreC, giving the protein MLNKDLLDRPNLFFVSKREYFTLILAILVSLYILFNNDKPQIDAMRTLFLGSYAGLQKQFSALRRLAEMRQADTALRQRATQMMLENSQLREALLENYRLRQMLGYRQRETWSFRAGRVITKESDQTPVCVTIDLGRRDGIRPNMPVVTPEGLVGKIYKVFPEISIVQLMLDRNFYVSARLQGTRVYGIVNWNERNGLELTSVPRTAMVQVQDAVVTSDSSALFPPGLRIGLVRSVSEDETSLFKTILLQPDVDFSRLEEIFVITSFSGHAQQ
- the rodA gene encoding rod shape-determining protein RodA, whose amino-acid sequence is MFEGTEEKLRDLDKIIAVCIFILVAAGLMAIYSVTTAVHTPEILKDNFAKQILWFTIGIMIASAVVMTPMKFFHTYAYWFYGIGIVLLILVLFVGPVKGAHRWFVLGSMRLQPSEIAKIATILALARFAASEGVDLRRFKDVAIMFAIIAVPALLIVKQPDLGTAIVFFSLAIPMLFWAGLSPFIIFILTTPIITLVASFHIVSFFIAMALIIGTLFWLRKRLWIILAVFLLNVTVGVVTPKVWEGMHDYQRDRILTFVGVDEDPRGTGYQVNQAKVAIGSGGFWGKGWLHGTQTKLRFLPEQHTDFIFTVIGEEFGFFGVTMIMAVFLTLLLRALLIAGSAKSKFMALVVAGCVTALSVHVIINIGMCVGVMPVTGIPLPFLSYGGSALWTNMVIVGLILNAGVRRFQYL
- the mrdA gene encoding penicillin-binding protein 2, which produces MELTETKKRLIFSAALCVIFFLLLVRFAYIQLYKGEEFLRASEENRIRSIDIEPPRGLIIDRYGTILVDNRPAYALYAAPADLSANDSAYSILASALKTTRPALREWVRKNNRGNFIPIKIERQLDFTTLSLLQERRLDLPSLDFRAESRRSYPAGVRAPHLFGYLSEISESELKQWREKGYEAGDLIGKKGLERRYETDLRGTKGRWHRQADALGRIIGDLTATDNSLFQNVAPIPGKNLLVSIDASLQLHLEKVMAGRRGGAVVLNCKNGEVIALVSKPDYDIELFSRPIPSSLWNQLANDPDKPLYDRMVQSVYPPGSTFKMVLLFAGLEKGLIDPEERVFCPGYYRFGTRAFGCWKKGGHGAVNMLQGLEQSCDVYFYRMGLKVGLKHWADYARLFGFGELTGIDLIGESAGLVPDEEYLDRRYGKNKWSKGLILNVVIGQGDVLTTPLQMAYFAMNIANEGNSFRPHVKRGTQDPLTGAEEFDQPDSVRIAGIRPETYALVKRGMYLVVHGANATGRAAQVPGILAAGKTGTAENPHGESHAWFIGFAPFEDPQIAYCVFVENGGGGGAVAAPIAKGIISLLLNENKLVPGTKRFADAGFER
- the purH gene encoding bifunctional phosphoribosylaminoimidazolecarboxamide formyltransferase/IMP cyclohydrolase, with protein sequence MSQIHRALISVHDKTGLHELAKFLAARKIEIVSTGGTARFLKEQGIAVTPIEQITGFPEILDGRVKTLHPKIFGGLLARREVLAHLEQSQSHGIGLIDLVIVNLYPFREVVAKPDVALAEAIENIDIGGVALIRAAAKNFAHVGVVTSPAQYAGVIAEMEQTGGELSEATRRELALAAFAHTAQYDAAINAYLQGEIATDKLPASFSMTLEKIQDLRYGENPHQRAAFYRDSLSRDRGIAGASQWQGKELSYNNIADADAALAIVRSFAEPCAVIIKHANPCGVATGATLVEAYQNAKATDPVSAFGGIISFNREVDGETAAAVAELFAEVILAPGFNLEAQRILASKKNLRLLTLSDFQETWTSLEFKKVAGGMLVQDQDMRDDDEKLFKVVTKRQPTAAEWAALRFGWKVVRYVKSNAIVYCAADRTIGIGAGQMSRVDASLLAIEKAQRAGLSIKGTAMASDAFFPFPDGVEAAAQAGATAVIQPGGSVRDAEVIAAADRHNLAMVFTGVRHFRH
- the mreD gene encoding rod shape-determining protein MreD, coding for MIRLVKYALMFIFLILLQTTLIPLLSIQDIYPDLLLIGVVITGIRHGATPAILAGCLAGFVQDAAVTQLYGLSSLAKSVAGFVAGYFSREKLKYNFPITLSVVAATALTNTVLYQSIYYFSSNISMGWIILRYIIPHFIYTVIIGMMVNAIWPGGLWGKT
- a CDS encoding PorT family protein, whose translation is MAIFFFAPAAFVSAQAPKFGVGLRVGAARLENDVKLPPLRFEASGLFSFALKPHLRLGAEAGFADLALGADPDTVILRMVPAALHLTLRLAPYSKVTPFVTLGGGGVNWKHLDKRSKKTIQRPGQKENHFDYFLQTSGGLEMALSSRVSWTLGATYRYGLTDDFDMLDIGDQNDAVLSAFTGFTFNIGKISGDADRDGVLDRYDLDGRRKEDRDGYLDHDGVPDRRMAGNIAAYVNAPDANTGSDNVPPIVIHQPILHATAGKDLRLTAEIFENQSLRKAAIIYRPFNVSRWLVEPMNPAKGKLHVGVIPGTSIHKTGLEYCIVAVDEAISGVGYSGVPDRPNFVRVHGKETGWRLVTGLAAAAGWGAASYLVFRKQ
- a CDS encoding rod shape-determining protein, with protein sequence MAFNWQSFLSSDIAMDLGTANTLVYVRGRGILVNEPSIVAVRKADQEIVAYGGEAKEMQGRTPNEIITVRPMKDGVISDFELAEAMIRHFIRRVQTTRLMRPRMAISIPSGITEVEKRAVRDSAEHAGAREVYLIDEPMAAAIGVGLPIEQPVGSMVIDIGGGTTEIAVISLSGIVNHMSIRIAGDEMNEAIVQHFKRNYNLLVGENTAEHIKCTIGSAAPYNEKASMSVRGRDIVAGIPKTVEISAIEAQEALAEPVNAIVEATKLCLERTPPELSADILDRGIVLSGGGALLKGLDERLRRETSLPIIVAEDPLTCVVRGSGKVLEDLNHYQKVLSKARRY